From the genome of Schaalia odontolytica:
TGCGCCGGAGGCATCGGAGGTCAGGTCGAAGATGTCGGCGTGGCCGCGGTCCAGGGTGGCCGTGGTGCCGGCGGGGGCGGTGCGCATGACTGCGCAGGCGGAAGCGTCGGCCTCGGACGAGGCCGTTGCTGCGTTCGCGGTGTCGGCCTCGGCGGTGGTGGCCTCCTCTGTCGTTACCGCGTCCGTGGTGTCGGCGGTGGCCTCGTCGGCGGCGTGTGCCGCTCCGGGCACGAGGAAGGAGGTGGCCGCGAGGGCCATTGCAGCGAAAGCCCGGGCAGCTGCGCGGCCCGGGTTCCGGTACTTCGTGGGGTTCATGAGGGGGTCCTCTAGGTGCTTCGCACGTGTATATGAATGAGAATCGTTATCATTCTATGCCCGTGGCCCACGCCGCGCAAAGTTCTAGCGCCCGAAACCGTCGATAGCGACCCAAATACTGATGGAGCACCGCTCCCCCACCTCAATAGATGTCGTCATGCCCCTCGGAGGCCAGGGCCACACACAGGCATTTCATGAACCTGCACGAAACAGCATCAAGATTCCCGAATTTTTGTGATCTGTAGACGAGCAGAGCCGACACAACAGACGAATTGTGACGGCGTGCGCACGTTTGCGCAGGTGGTGTGCACGTAGCCACTTTGCTTTGCAATTGCTTGGTTTTTGATGCGATCTAAATTACTGGCCGAACGGTTGATTGAGCTTTTTGGGAGGGATAAACTATAACCATCAAGCGCCTGACAGAGCTGCCAAGCTGGTCTGGCGCTTTTCTTGTTTGAAACGCAGGGTCGCGCCGACGCTACCCGCGTTGGCACTCCTCGTTACAGACCGGGTGATCCTCGGCCTCGTCAAGCAGGGAATCAATACACAATACGATCCCACAAGGAGTTCACTCATGTTCTCGACCATCGACGTCATGGTTGCCCAGGCCCACATCGATCAGCTCAACGAGCTCGCCGACACCAAGCACCTGGTGAAGGCCGACCGCCACTGAGCGAATTCCGGCCACGCCGGAGTTCCACGCAAGTCCGCAGACCCGCAGGGGCTGCGGACTTTTTGCATACCGCCGCATGCACGCAGCACCGCTCCCCCACTTCTCCCTCGGCCAACGCACCACGGGGGTACGCCCATGTAGAGGACACCACGAGGTCCACCTGCGTCGCGGACCCTCGGCGCGGTACCGGTGGGCGCGACAGTTACATGGGTGGAAAATGCCCTGTCTTTTGGGTGGAAAATGTATACCAAGATTGGTGGAAAATGTATAATTCTCTACATATTTGCTGATCATAGGAGGTTCAGATGCAAGCTGTACGTCCGGACAACTACCGCCCTCGAGCAATCGACCGGCGTATCGACCAACTGCTGCGATCCTTCGGCGCTGTTGAAATCGCCGGGCCCAAATGGTGTGGAAAGACCTGGACCTCACTTGCACATGCTGGCAGCGCTGACTTGCTCACTGACCCATCGACGCTATTAGCCGCTCAGTCCTCCCCCGAACTTGTCCTCTCTGGCGAGCGCCCACACCTCATTGACGAGTGGCAGGAGGTGCCTCAGATCTGGGATATGGTTCGTTCTCGTATCGATTCGTCCGCGGGTGAACGAGGACAGTTCATCCTCACAGGTTCATCCGCACCACACGATATTGAAACAATCAGGCACAGCGGCGCAGGGCGCATTGCTCGCGTTCACATGCGGCCAATGACCTCATACGAGGCCGGAGCGACTCCCGGAGGCGTAAGCCTCCGCGATCTTTTTGACGGCAAGGGAATCACTTCGCAACGATGCGAAAGCTCTATCGAAAGCGTTGCGCGTTGGTGTTGCCGAGGAGGATGGCCGTCGATTCTTGATCTCGATGACGAAGATGCGTTGGAAACTCCGGCACAGTACCTACGCAACCTCATTGAGGTAAACATGCCTCAACTGCGCCGATCTCCAGACACTACACGGTCACTGTTACGCGCTCTCAGTATGAATCTTGCGCAAGCTCCGACAATGAGCACCCTGGCAAAGGATATGGGCAGCGAAGGTGAAGAAAAGTCGCGTCACACGATTAGGGCCTACCTCGACGACCTCCGCGCAATGTACCTACTCGAAGATGTGCCCGGATGGGAACCCGCAGCTCGAGGAAAGAAACGAGTTCGTATCAAGCCCAAGCGCTACTTCGTCGATCCCTCGCTACCTGCAGCCATGCTCGGTCTATCCCCCAGCAAGCTGCTGCGCGATACTCAGACTCTCGGCGGATTGTTTGAAACTCTCGTCTGCCGTGATCTCCTCACGTTCACCGACACACTTCCTGGTGTCGGAAACTCCATCGCCTACTACCGTGACGACAAAGGTCTCGAGGTTGACTTCATCATCGAACTCGCTGACGGCCGCTGGGGCGCGTTCGAGGTCAAACTATCGTCGATGGGTATTACCGAGCGCGCCGTGGAACGCCTTCGGAGGTTTCATGCGCTCATGACCGGTAACCCTATGGCCCGGACTTCCGAGCCCGCTTTTCTTGGTTTCATCGTGGGTCATGGAGAGTTCGCGTACCAACGCGACGACGGTCTGTTTGTACTCCCTTATGCGTGTATCGAGCCCTAATGTTTCACGTGAAACATCTGCCCAACCACCGGCCCCGTTACCCCGTATGGCCAGGAAAGTGGCACACTTGACCTATACGGTTCTATGTACCTTCATGCAAAGGATGGCATGCCTTGACTCAGCCTTCGACCAACGGCGGCACCCCGGCCTCGCCCGGGCGCACGCCCGCGCAGGGAAACCGCCTCGACCCCTGGTACGACGTCTACGCAGACCGCGCACACAACCTGCGCGCATCCGAGATTCGAGCTCTGTTCTCCGTCGTGTCGCGCCCCGAGGTCGTCTCCCTCGCAGGCGGCATGCCGAACCTGAAGGACCTGCCCCTCGATAGGCTCGCGGCGTCCGCGGAGAAGCTCATCCGCAACCACGGCGCGCAGGCCATGCAGTACGGCAGCGGCCAGGGCTGGGAGGTGCTGCGCGAGCGCATCACCGAGGTCATGGCATATGACGGCATCGTCGGCGCTGACCCAGACGACGTCGTGGTGACGACGGGCAGCCAGCAGGCACTCGACCTCGTCACGGAACTCTTCGTGAACCCCGGCGACGTCATCCTCGCCGAGGCCCCCTCCTACGTCGGCGCTCTGGGCGTGTTCCGCGCGCGCCAGGCGGACATCGTGCACGTTCCCATGGATGAGAACGGCATCATTCCCGAGGCCCTGGTGGAGACGATCCGCGACGTGCGCGCCTCGGGCCGCACGATCAAGTTCATCTACATCATTCCGAACTACCACAACCCCGCGGGCGTGACGCTGTCCGCCGAACGCCGCCCGATCATCGCCGAGATCTGCCTGCGCGAGCACGTTCTGATCGTCGAGGACAACCCCTACGGCCTGCTCGGCTTCCACAACGATCCACTGCCGGCCATCGCCTCGTACAGCCCCGAGGGCGTCGTCTACCTGGGTTCGTTCTCGAAGATGTTCGCACCCGGCTTCCGCATCGGCTGGGCGTACGCGCCGCACGCGATCCGCGCGAAGCTGGTCCTGGCCCTCGAATCCGCGATCCTGTGCCCGTCGATGGTGGGCCAGATGGCGATCGCCGACTACCTGAGCAACTACGACTGGTACGGCCAGGTGAAGTCCTTCCGCTCGATGTACGCGGAGCGCTGCCGCGCGATGCTGACCTCGCTCGAGGAGTACATGCCGTCGTGCACGTGGACCGTGCCGGACGGCGGCTTCTACACGTGGGTGACCCTGCCCGAGGGCCTCGACGCGAAGGCCATGCTGCCGCGCGCGGTGCGCGCCCAGGTCGCGTACGTGTCGGGCACAGCGTTCTTCTACGACGGTTCGGGCTCCAACCACCTGCGCCTGTCCTTCTGCTACCCCACTCCCGAGGAGATCCGCGAGGGCGTGCGCCGCCTCTCGACGGTCGTCAACGCGGAGAAGGAAATCGTCGACATGTTCGGTACGGCTTCGGGCAACGAGGCCGGGGCCGGGTCCGATCGCTAAGAGTTACCTGAGGAGACACCCCCATGGCTACCAAAGTTCTGATCATCGCCGGCGGTCTGACGCACGAGCGTGACGTCTCTGTTCGTTCGGGCCGTCGCGTCGCGAATATCCTGACGCAGTTCGGCTACGAGGTGCGTATTTCCGACGTCGACGCGTCACTTGCGGAGGCTATCGAAACCTTCTCTCCCGACGTTGTATGGCCGCTCGTGCACGGCTCGATCGGCGAGGATGGCTCCCTCCAGTCCTTCCTGGAGTCGGTGGGAATCCCCTTTGTGGGCTCGTCGTCGGTGCAGGCCATGCTCGCCTCGAACAAACCCACAGCGAAGGCTCTGCTGGGCTCTGCGGGCCTCGCGACACCCGGCTGGGTGACGCTTCCGCAGGCGATTTTCCGCCAGCTGGGTGCCTCTCACGTGCTCTCCGCGCTCGAGGGTTCGGTGTCCTTCCCCGTCGTCATCAAGCCGACGGACGGCGGCTCCGCGCTCGGCATTTCGACCGCTCTGGACGCTAAGGCCCTGCGCCGTGCGATGGTGGACGCCTTCGCATACGGACAGCGGCTGATGGTCGAGCAGCGCATCAACGGCCGAGACGTGGCCGTTTCCGTCGTCGATCTGTGGGATGGACCCGTGGCCCTTCCCCCGGTCGAGGTGTCGACGGACCGTGGCCGCTATGACTACGACGCCCGCTACACCACCGATGAGACCGAGTACTTCGTGCCCGCACGCCTTTCCGACGAGATTCTCGCGGACCTCCAGGCCGCGGCCGTCGAGGCCCATACGACGCTGGGTCTACGCGATCTGTCCCGCATGGACTTCGTGGTCGACGACGAGGGCACCTGCTGGTTCATCGACGCAAACGTCGCGCCCGGCATGACGGACACGTCGCTCCTCCCCCAGGCCGCCGACGCGCTCGAGGACTCCTCCTTCGCGCAGCTGTGCGCCGACATTGTGGACTTCGTGGCCGGTGGCCGCGACGTGCACAGCGTCGACTACGTCATCGACGAGGAAGGCACCGGCGTCATCATTTCAGAGGACGCCGAGGCGACCGAGGAGTAATCGCTCATTCAACGCGCTGTGGGCCCGGGAGGATGATCCTTCCGGGCCCACATGTTTCACGTGAAACATCGTCCACTACGAATTCGCGCACTCCGACTGGCGACAGTCACACGCGATGAAAGTTGCTCACGAGGCAACAGCATTGCTCGAACCGAGCAAAATTTCGTTCTCTGTACGCCTCTGTGTCGTTTTCGCGGTCCGGAACGAAACAGAGTTTCGCTGACACAGAGCGTCTCAGAAAAGGACTCCGAGCTCCTTCAGACGCGTTTCTGCGTCCTCAACACCCTGCCAGACGATGCCCTGCACACCAAGGAGTTCGGCCGCGCGGACGTTCTCGCGACGGTCATCGATGAAGACGACATCCTCGTGAGGTACGTCGAGGCGCACGAGAACGTCACGGTAGATACCGCGGGACGGCTTGCAGATACCGTAGTCGCACGAGAAGGCGAAGAAATCGAAAAGGCTCCCCCACTCGGAGCGACGAATCGCCTTAGCAATGGGATACGGTGCGTTGGATAGAATACCGAGGCGTACTGCCTGTCGCCGCAGACGGCGCACAAGATCGAGAGCTTCTTCGTTTGCCGTTGCCATGCGCGACGCGTCGAGCGCGACAAGTTCCTTCAACAGAGCACTGGAAGGCTCGGGCTGACCGCAATCTCCGGCGATACGGTCCCAAAATTCACGGTCGGACATCCCAGCGTCATACTCGCCGCGATGGGTCCACATCGCCTGATCGACGAGAGTCGTGAGACCTCGCGAACCATCGCCGAACAACTCAGCGATAGCGTGCGGGTCCGGGTGAGCATCCACGAGGACACCTCCGACATCGAAAAGCACGGTGCGCGAACTGCCTTGAGCGTTCATGCCTTTCGCTCCTTCTGGTACTGCGAGGGCCCGACGACGGACCCTTTAGAGGTAGTTTAAGCGTTAATTCATCCGAAGATTAGCTCAGGAAATGTCGCGTACGGAACATACTGCGCGTGATCTGCGAAAAGAACTATGAAGTTAGATCAGTGGAGAATAAGGTCTGCAATTCGCTGAAGATCCTCGGATCCTGCGAATTCGATGACGATCCGACCCTTCTTACGTCCCTCAGTGATGGTCACGCGCGTATCGTACGCGTCGGACAGCGCCGATACGACGCTCTCCCCCAGCTGCGACAGAGGACGCTGCTGGCGTGCGCGCGGACGCGGGGTTGCCTTCGCCTTGCCGAGGCGAACGATCTCTTCGGTAGTACGCACGGAGAGACCCTCGGCGACGATACGCTCGGCCAGTCGTTCCATCTCTTCGGGCGTCGACAGAGACAGCAGCGCACGGGCGTGGCCGGCGGTGATGACCTGAGCGGCGACCTTCTTCTGAACGGACGGCGGGAGCTTGAGGAGGCGCAGGGTGTTCGCAATCTGCGGGCGCGAGCGGGCGATTCGCTTGGCGAGCTCTTCCTGAGTCGCGCCGAAATCCGCCATGAGCTGCTGGTATGCGCTCGCTTCTTCCAACGGGTTGAGCTGGGCCCGGTGGAGGTTTTCCAGGAGCGCGTCGCGGAGCAAGTCCCCGTCTTCGGTCTCCCGGATGATTGCCGGAATCGTGGTTTCGCCTGCGAGCTCTGAGGCGCGCAGGCGGCGCTCACCCATGATCAGTTCGTAGCGTGCTTCGGGCTTCTCGGCGAGGAACTCGGTGAGCTTCTCGGAGCGGCCCTTCGTGGGGATACTACGAACGACGACGGGCTGGAGAACGCCGACCTCCTTGATCGAGGCCGACAGTTCCTTCAGATCATCCTCATCAAAGACCTCTCGAGGCTGCTTCGTGTTGGGGACGATCTGATCGATCGCAATTTCAGCAAAGGATGCACCGGGCACCGGAAGAAGCTCGTGATCAACGGATGTTTCACGTGAAACATTCTGTTCTTCGCGCTTGTCTGCTTCGTTGACGGAAGCGTCTTTCGCGGGCACACGAGTCGCCTTCTGGCGGGAATCTGAGCCATTGATTCCAGCGCCGAGACCGCTGCGAGAGCCAGCGCCTCGACGTCCACCAGCCGCCTCAACGGACGGCATGGTCGGACGCTTCTTCTTCGACGAGGCAGTGCCACGCTTGGGCTGCAAAAGATCCTTCGCAGAACCTCCACGCTTACCGGCGGAGCTACCTTCGGGGAAGAACACGTCCAGGGGACGGGAGGGCGCGGAGGGTGCATTATGCGGCGTCTGCTCACTAGCCTGAGGAATGAGAGCGCCAAGACCACGGCCGAGGCCAGTGTGCTTGCGAGCGCCCTTACGGCCCTCAGACTTCGGTGCTGCATCCGCCATTGCAATACTCCTTCAATTGCGTCGGTTCATTGTTTCACGTGAAACAATGGCATGCGCTCAGCTAGTAAGCGTCTTTGATCACTTTGTTGCACCAATGCTCACGCACGGTGACTAATACGTGCCGACCTGCGGAAACATGCGGAAAACTCCGAATGTTTCACGTGAAACAATCACTCTTCAGAGGCTGCGACGCGCTGGCACAGCTCCAACGCGGCCTTCCGATACGCGATTGCGCCCACGTTACGGGGATCGTACGTGACGACAGTCTGACCGTAGCTCGGCGCCTCGGAAATGCGCACAGAACGCGGGATGACGGTCTCAAAAGTGTGGTCCGGGAAGTGCGAGCGAACCTCGCTCTCAACCTCCTCGGAAAGCTTCGTGCGCTTGTCCGCCATGGTGAGCAACATGCCGGAGACACGCAGGCCAGGGTTAAGATCCACGCCGATCCGTTCGACGGTGTTCCACAGCTGGCTGAGGCCCTCCAGGGCGTAATACTCGGCCTGAATCGGGATCATGACCTCGTCCGCGGCGACCATGACATTCAGCGTCACGAGGCCGAGGGAAGGCGGGCAGTCGATGAGCACGATATCAATGTCGGCATGCTCAGAAACATACTCACGCAGGGCCTCGCGCAGCCGGTATTCACGGCGCTCAACGTCGACGAGCTCGATTTCCGCGCCGGAGAGGTCGATCGTGGCCGGGCACACGACAATACCATCGATGTCGGGGCACGGCTGCACGACGTCTGCAACGCTGGCCCCGCCGATGATGACGTCATAGGTTGACGGGGTTCCGGCGGGGTGCGGCACGCCGAGCGCGCTCGAGGCATTTCCCTGGGCGTCCGCGTCGACGACGAGGACAGACAAGCCGCCCATCGCGAGGCCGGCCGCGAGGTTAACAGCCGATGTCGTCTTACCGACGCCACCCTTCTGGTTCGCGACGGCGATGATGCGCGTGTGCTGAGGGCGCGGGAACGTTGCGCGTTCGAGCATGGCCAGATCGCGCATGTTGCGCTCGATCTGATTCGACAAAGGGGTGTTGTTGGTACTCACGTGACACCTTCCTAGATACTGCCCCTAGTTTACGGGCAGACGCACACACTTCCAGCACGAAAAGCCCGGGATGCATCCAGGCGCACACAATCTCCATGCACCGCCGTACAACAAAGAAAATTTCGTTCTGTAGGATCGATTCTCCCAGCGAAGAGCCGAAACGTGACAAACCGTCAATCGACAGAATCGATCTGACACAACACCACACCGATGTGGCCTGCGTCACTATATGAGAGGAGCGCCGCAGTAAACGCCACGACGCTCCTCTCCCCCACTGGGGACGCGTTACTTAATGCGCGTGCAGACGACCACGTACGTGGACTCGTCCTCCATGATGGAGGGCACCTCGTGGATCTCAGCGCGCAGGTGGTGACGGCGCAGCTCCGCCGAGGCCTCGTCCACCTCGATGGGCGCGCGGCGACCCTTGAGGGCCACGAGCGAGCCACCGGGGGCGATCAGCTTCGAGGTCATGCGCACGAGCTTGCTCATGTTCGCCACGGCGCGGGCAGTGACGACGTCAGCCTTGCCCTTGCCGCGCAGCTCCTCGGCGCGCGCCTGGTGAATGGTGACGTTGTCGAGACCCAGGTCCTCCACGACGTCCATGAGCCACTCGACGCGGCGCGCCATGGGCTCAGCCAGGTGCACGTCGAGCTCGGGGCGGCAGGCGGCGATCACGATGCCGGGCAAGCCGGATCCGGAGCCGACATCGAGGACCTGACGGCCATCCTTACGGGGCATGAAGTCCAGGACGGCAGCGGAGTTGACGATGTGGCGCGACCAGATGCGCTCCATGTCGCGCGGGCCGAGGAGGCCGCGAATCTCGCCTTCCTCCTCGAGCATGCGTGCGTATTCGGCGACCTCCGCGAAGGCCGGTCCGAAGAAGTCGCGGACGGCCTGCGTGGGCTCTTC
Proteins encoded in this window:
- a CDS encoding ATP-binding protein gives rise to the protein MQAVRPDNYRPRAIDRRIDQLLRSFGAVEIAGPKWCGKTWTSLAHAGSADLLTDPSTLLAAQSSPELVLSGERPHLIDEWQEVPQIWDMVRSRIDSSAGERGQFILTGSSAPHDIETIRHSGAGRIARVHMRPMTSYEAGATPGGVSLRDLFDGKGITSQRCESSIESVARWCCRGGWPSILDLDDEDALETPAQYLRNLIEVNMPQLRRSPDTTRSLLRALSMNLAQAPTMSTLAKDMGSEGEEKSRHTIRAYLDDLRAMYLLEDVPGWEPAARGKKRVRIKPKRYFVDPSLPAAMLGLSPSKLLRDTQTLGGLFETLVCRDLLTFTDTLPGVGNSIAYYRDDKGLEVDFIIELADGRWGAFEVKLSSMGITERAVERLRRFHALMTGNPMARTSEPAFLGFIVGHGEFAYQRDDGLFVLPYACIEP
- a CDS encoding PLP-dependent aminotransferase family protein, which encodes MTQPSTNGGTPASPGRTPAQGNRLDPWYDVYADRAHNLRASEIRALFSVVSRPEVVSLAGGMPNLKDLPLDRLAASAEKLIRNHGAQAMQYGSGQGWEVLRERITEVMAYDGIVGADPDDVVVTTGSQQALDLVTELFVNPGDVILAEAPSYVGALGVFRARQADIVHVPMDENGIIPEALVETIRDVRASGRTIKFIYIIPNYHNPAGVTLSAERRPIIAEICLREHVLIVEDNPYGLLGFHNDPLPAIASYSPEGVVYLGSFSKMFAPGFRIGWAYAPHAIRAKLVLALESAILCPSMVGQMAIADYLSNYDWYGQVKSFRSMYAERCRAMLTSLEEYMPSCTWTVPDGGFYTWVTLPEGLDAKAMLPRAVRAQVAYVSGTAFFYDGSGSNHLRLSFCYPTPEEIREGVRRLSTVVNAEKEIVDMFGTASGNEAGAGSDR
- a CDS encoding D-alanine--D-alanine ligase codes for the protein MATKVLIIAGGLTHERDVSVRSGRRVANILTQFGYEVRISDVDASLAEAIETFSPDVVWPLVHGSIGEDGSLQSFLESVGIPFVGSSSVQAMLASNKPTAKALLGSAGLATPGWVTLPQAIFRQLGASHVLSALEGSVSFPVVIKPTDGGSALGISTALDAKALRRAMVDAFAYGQRLMVEQRINGRDVAVSVVDLWDGPVALPPVEVSTDRGRYDYDARYTTDETEYFVPARLSDEILADLQAAAVEAHTTLGLRDLSRMDFVVDDEGTCWFIDANVAPGMTDTSLLPQAADALEDSSFAQLCADIVDFVAGGRDVHSVDYVIDEEGTGVIISEDAEATEE
- a CDS encoding HAD family hydrolase, which translates into the protein MNAQGSSRTVLFDVGGVLVDAHPDPHAIAELFGDGSRGLTTLVDQAMWTHRGEYDAGMSDREFWDRIAGDCGQPEPSSALLKELVALDASRMATANEEALDLVRRLRRQAVRLGILSNAPYPIAKAIRRSEWGSLFDFFAFSCDYGICKPSRGIYRDVLVRLDVPHEDVVFIDDRRENVRAAELLGVQGIVWQGVEDAETRLKELGVLF
- a CDS encoding ParB/RepB/Spo0J family partition protein; translation: MADAAPKSEGRKGARKHTGLGRGLGALIPQASEQTPHNAPSAPSRPLDVFFPEGSSAGKRGGSAKDLLQPKRGTASSKKKRPTMPSVEAAGGRRGAGSRSGLGAGINGSDSRQKATRVPAKDASVNEADKREEQNVSRETSVDHELLPVPGASFAEIAIDQIVPNTKQPREVFDEDDLKELSASIKEVGVLQPVVVRSIPTKGRSEKLTEFLAEKPEARYELIMGERRLRASELAGETTIPAIIRETEDGDLLRDALLENLHRAQLNPLEEASAYQQLMADFGATQEELAKRIARSRPQIANTLRLLKLPPSVQKKVAAQVITAGHARALLSLSTPEEMERLAERIVAEGLSVRTTEEIVRLGKAKATPRPRARQQRPLSQLGESVVSALSDAYDTRVTITEGRKKGRIVIEFAGSEDLQRIADLILH
- a CDS encoding ParA family protein, producing the protein MSTNNTPLSNQIERNMRDLAMLERATFPRPQHTRIIAVANQKGGVGKTTSAVNLAAGLAMGGLSVLVVDADAQGNASSALGVPHPAGTPSTYDVIIGGASVADVVQPCPDIDGIVVCPATIDLSGAEIELVDVERREYRLREALREYVSEHADIDIVLIDCPPSLGLVTLNVMVAADEVMIPIQAEYYALEGLSQLWNTVERIGVDLNPGLRVSGMLLTMADKRTKLSEEVESEVRSHFPDHTFETVIPRSVRISEAPSYGQTVVTYDPRNVGAIAYRKAALELCQRVAASEE
- the rsmG gene encoding 16S rRNA (guanine(527)-N(7))-methyltransferase RsmG, which gives rise to MSENPNGTGRGRQVGDPFVPEEPTQAVRDFFGPAFAEVAEYARMLEEEGEIRGLLGPRDMERIWSRHIVNSAAVLDFMPRKDGRQVLDVGSGSGLPGIVIAACRPELDVHLAEPMARRVEWLMDVVEDLGLDNVTIHQARAEELRGKGKADVVTARAVANMSKLVRMTSKLIAPGGSLVALKGRRAPIEVDEASAELRRHHLRAEIHEVPSIMEDESTYVVVCTRIK